A region of Selenomonadales bacterium 4137-cl DNA encodes the following proteins:
- a CDS encoding methyl-accepting chemotaxis protein: MGKISTKIIAAIMVCSVVGTLLLGGAIYYAGYQKLSSSAKQDIYDKTVVAANDLTLPMSRIESSVNALASMVTVALDDDLGKLKDPAYMKRLEEQIRSAASGVARSTDGAMAFYVRFNPKLAEGTSGVFHAATSTGGAIQQLVPTDFSKYDENDLAHVGWYYIPVKAGKPVWLAPYHNANINVDMISYVVPIYKNGQSVGIVGMDIDFRKIQAVMKSLKYMKTGFGILLGSDYQLLYHPDFAVEDNLGKVEDGALKSLTSKMGGNDDGVAEYQYRGKTMLWSYRKLPSGQIMVLTVPKDEAFHELAALTYLVAGMLVLGVILAMALGWFTGMRIVKPIKTVRDYIKEISAGNLNLEALPVNSADEVGELTVSANTMLEKLQQAQNHTIANIREATRELTKSTETMIDVATGVAASSEEMSAKVSSVSSTVTQMAANLEETASSTEEVSAQAESVAHLSNRMFEAAQRVAMTSESVSGEVSKVSSVIEDISRSINRAADSAVNVSNSTNNIAKAIQTINTSLNSVNEKCERSLDIALEAEGRSRETGDIIKKLSAASKKINQVVYIIGNIAEQTNMLALNATIEAAGAGEAGKGFAVVAAEVKELSKRTTNETRIIAQQIEEMQSGMADAVAAVDKIAGVTKETADIARTIAGAVTEQSGSLGDISAAISIGVQQLEKISEEIGEIANNTGYVTKSAADAAAGVKSMYEATVDILEKSKEVAKSSDDMRYVMNIIATATQDNAQGTQEIMGSMHETNEAIANTAAHASLVSSAANDLGELTKNMEELVKSFKV, encoded by the coding sequence ATGGGCAAAATCAGTACCAAGATTATCGCGGCAATTATGGTGTGTTCGGTTGTCGGTACGCTGTTATTGGGCGGGGCGATTTATTACGCCGGCTACCAGAAATTATCGTCAAGTGCTAAGCAGGACATTTATGACAAAACGGTGGTCGCCGCCAATGACTTGACGTTGCCGATGTCAAGAATCGAAAGTTCCGTCAATGCGCTGGCCAGTATGGTTACGGTGGCGCTGGACGATGATTTGGGTAAGCTGAAAGACCCGGCGTACATGAAGAGGCTCGAAGAGCAAATCCGGTCTGCAGCGAGCGGGGTTGCCCGAAGCACGGATGGGGCTATGGCTTTTTATGTAAGGTTTAATCCCAAACTGGCTGAGGGAACGTCGGGGGTATTTCACGCCGCCACTTCGACCGGTGGGGCTATTCAACAGTTGGTTCCCACCGATTTCAGCAAATATGATGAGAACGATTTGGCACATGTCGGCTGGTATTACATCCCGGTTAAAGCCGGTAAGCCGGTATGGCTTGCCCCATACCATAACGCCAATATTAACGTAGATATGATTTCTTATGTAGTGCCAATTTACAAGAACGGACAGTCGGTTGGCATCGTGGGTATGGATATCGATTTCAGGAAAATCCAGGCTGTGATGAAAAGTCTAAAATATATGAAAACCGGCTTTGGCATTCTTTTGGGTAGTGATTATCAGCTCTTATATCACCCGGATTTCGCTGTTGAGGATAACTTAGGTAAAGTTGAAGATGGCGCTTTAAAAAGCTTGACGTCGAAGATGGGCGGCAATGACGATGGCGTTGCCGAGTATCAGTATCGCGGCAAAACGATGTTATGGTCTTACAGGAAATTGCCCAGCGGTCAGATCATGGTTCTGACGGTGCCGAAGGACGAGGCTTTTCATGAGTTGGCCGCCTTGACGTATTTGGTTGCGGGAATGCTTGTGCTGGGCGTCATACTGGCAATGGCTTTGGGCTGGTTTACGGGGATGCGGATAGTGAAGCCGATAAAGACGGTGCGGGATTATATTAAAGAGATTTCGGCAGGTAATCTCAACCTGGAGGCGCTGCCGGTCAACAGTGCCGACGAGGTTGGCGAGCTGACGGTTTCTGCGAATACAATGCTGGAGAAGTTGCAACAGGCGCAAAATCATACAATCGCCAATATCCGCGAGGCTACAAGGGAATTGACAAAGTCGACGGAGACGATGATCGATGTCGCGACAGGGGTTGCGGCAAGCAGTGAAGAGATGAGCGCCAAGGTCAGTTCGGTAAGTTCGACTGTCACGCAGATGGCGGCAAACTTGGAAGAGACGGCCAGTTCGACCGAGGAGGTCAGTGCGCAGGCGGAGTCCGTCGCCCATTTGTCCAACCGGATGTTTGAAGCCGCGCAAAGGGTCGCAATGACGTCGGAATCGGTTTCGGGAGAAGTCAGCAAGGTTAGCAGTGTTATTGAGGATATTTCCAGGAGTATCAATCGGGCGGCCGATTCCGCCGTAAATGTTTCCAATTCAACGAACAATATTGCCAAGGCTATTCAGACCATCAACACGTCGTTGAACAGTGTGAACGAGAAGTGCGAGCGATCCCTGGATATAGCCCTTGAGGCGGAGGGCCGGTCACGGGAAACCGGCGATATCATAAAGAAGCTGAGTGCCGCCTCCAAGAAAATCAATCAGGTTGTTTACATTATCGGCAATATTGCCGAACAGACCAATATGCTGGCGTTGAACGCCACCATAGAAGCGGCCGGCGCGGGGGAAGCGGGCAAAGGCTTCGCTGTCGTAGCGGCGGAGGTAAAGGAGTTGTCGAAACGGACGACTAACGAAACGAGGATTATTGCCCAGCAGATTGAGGAGATGCAGTCGGGTATGGCCGACGCCGTGGCGGCGGTGGACAAGATTGCCGGCGTGACAAAGGAGACTGCCGATATAGCCAGAACCATTGCCGGCGCTGTTACCGAACAATCAGGAAGTTTGGGGGATATTTCCGCGGCAATATCGATAGGCGTTCAGCAGTTGGAGAAGATAAGCGAGGAGATCGGCGAAATTGCCAACAATACCGGCTATGTTACCAAAAGCGCGGCCGATGCCGCTGCCGGTGTTAAGTCTATGTATGAGGCGACAGTAGATATTTTAGAGAAGTCAAAGGAGGTGGCAAAGAGTTCGGACGACATGAGGTATGTCATGAATATCATTGCTACAGCCACGCAGGATAACGCGCAAGGAACACAGGAGATCATGGGAAGTATGCATGAAACCAACGAGGCAATCGCCAATACGGCCGCGCATGCTTCTTTGGTCAGTAGCGCCGCCAATGACTTGGGCGAGTTGACGAAAAATATGGAAGAGCTGGTTAAGAGCTTTAAAGTTTAG